From the Streptomyces syringium genome, one window contains:
- the folK gene encoding 2-amino-4-hydroxy-6-hydroxymethyldihydropteridine diphosphokinase — MSSSDPTVQPVPASVVEQVDAADVTLSNPKRAVISLGSNLGNRLETLQGAIDALEDTPGLRVKAVSPVYETQPWGVDAGSQPTYYNAVVLVKTTLPPASLLERGHAIEEAFERVRDERWGPRTLDVDIVTYQDVLSDDPLLTLPHPRVHERAFVLVPWYDVDPEAVVPGRGPVVELLSGVGTDGVNPRVDLELRLPE, encoded by the coding sequence ATGAGCAGCAGCGACCCGACCGTGCAGCCGGTGCCCGCCTCCGTGGTGGAGCAGGTGGACGCCGCCGATGTGACGTTGAGCAACCCCAAGCGGGCGGTGATCTCGCTCGGCAGCAACCTGGGCAACCGCCTGGAGACCCTGCAGGGCGCGATCGACGCACTGGAGGACACCCCGGGCCTGCGGGTCAAGGCGGTCTCCCCGGTGTACGAGACCCAGCCCTGGGGCGTCGACGCCGGCTCGCAGCCGACGTATTACAACGCGGTGGTGCTGGTGAAGACCACGCTTCCGCCGGCGTCGCTGCTGGAGCGCGGGCACGCCATCGAGGAGGCCTTCGAGCGTGTGCGGGACGAGCGTTGGGGCCCCCGCACCCTTGATGTCGATATCGTCACCTATCAGGATGTTCTGTCGGACGACCCGCTGCTGACGCTGCCCCACCCGCGCGTCCATGAGCGCGCTTTTGTCCTGGTGCCGTGGTACGACGTTGACCCGGAGGCCGTGGTGCCCGGTCGCGGCCCGGTCGTCGAGCTGCTGTCCGGCGTCGGCACGGACGGCGTCAATCCGCGCGTCGACCTGGAACTTCGACTGCCCGAGTAG
- a CDS encoding DUF3180 domain-containing protein encodes MKQLRVSVLVGLFAVAGILSWAGARLWDSVGTLPSVPVAAPIVLAVIAVVLAATAFSLRSRLRAQRERRPGAKGVDPLLAARAVVFGQASALVASLVAGMYGGVGVFLLIDGLDVPARRDQAIYAGASVLAGACVVAAAFFLERVCKLPEDDEENGGTAAKAA; translated from the coding sequence GTGAAGCAACTGCGGGTCAGTGTGCTGGTGGGGCTGTTCGCGGTGGCCGGGATCCTGTCCTGGGCGGGCGCCCGGCTGTGGGACTCGGTCGGCACCCTGCCGAGCGTGCCGGTGGCGGCGCCCATCGTGCTGGCGGTCATCGCCGTCGTCCTGGCCGCGACCGCCTTCTCGCTGCGCTCCCGGCTACGGGCCCAGCGTGAGCGGCGGCCCGGCGCCAAGGGCGTCGACCCGCTGCTGGCCGCCCGCGCGGTCGTCTTCGGCCAGGCGAGCGCGCTGGTCGCGTCGCTGGTCGCGGGCATGTACGGCGGGGTGGGCGTCTTCCTGCTCATCGACGGCCTGGACGTCCCGGCCCGCCGGGACCAGGCGATCTACGCGGGCGCGTCCGTGCTCGCGGGCGCGTGCGTGGTGGCCGCGGCGTTCTTCCTGGAGCGCGTCTGCAAGCTTCCGGAGGACGACGAGGAAAACGGCGGCACGGCGGCCAAGGCGGCGTAG